The window AAATCTTAGAGGAAATTACTTAAGGTAAATATCACTCATAGGATTTACGAATTCATTAGTAACCAATCCCCCATGTAATGGTAAATTTCTCCATCATTAGTCCTTACTCATAGATGGTTAGTATAGCATCTTCTTCAATTTCTCCATCATTTTTGGTATGATTTTTTTTTGAGATTTCATTCTGATCTTTTGGTATTTTCTTCATTTTCTTTGCCATTTCTAATCTAATTTTATCATCAATAACAGTTTCTGCTGATAATAGCTTCTGGTTCATCTTTTCTTTTGTATCTGAGGCCAAGGAAAAGACCATGTTCATATTCATTGATTGGAACTTTCTTTTCTTCTTCTCTACATTTCTTTTCGAGATTTTCAGATTTTCTGATACCAGAAAAAGGGAAACAAATAACGAGAATCGAGGCAAAGCCCAAGTAGAGAGCAGTGTAGGTCTGTAGGACACAGTGTAAAACTGTTACCCAGATTCTTCAAAAACTTTCACCAACTTGTAAATTCCACACAGCTCACCGCAGTTAAATAAAGCTCTGCGCTTCACTTCCACTCTATATATATATACACAAAACACACACCCCTTCAAATCACACACCTCATTGTTTTCCACCTCCTTTGACCACTGGTCCAACCCCCTCACTCTCTCTCACTCTCTCACTGCTCTCCATTCTCTTTTCCGGCAACCGAAGCCTGTCAGTCTCGGGCTGATCACCCCAACATTGACATCTCTTCCTTAGGCAAAAAAGATGGCTTCTTTTAGTTCTTTATACACACAATGATAGATCTCTCTCTTCTTCATTGCCAAAGAAACAGAGCCTCTCTGACTCAACAGTTCATGGGAAAGAACTAAACACCACCCTCCTCTCACTCAACTCCTGAATCCAATCTACCCCTCACCCTTTTCTCCTTTCTTGAACCAACTGCAATGGCTGAGAGCACAGAGCCAACCAAGACACTGCCGGAGGCAGAGAAGAAGAAAGAGCAGAGCCTACCGTTCTACCAGCTCTTCTCTTTTGCTGACAAGTATGATTGCCTTCTCATGGTCTCCGGCAGCATAGGAGCCATCATTCACGGCTCTTCCATGCCCGTGTTCTTCTTATTGTTCGGTGAAATGGTTAATGGGTTCGGAAAAAACCAGATGGACTTGCACAAAATGACGGCCGAAGTTGCCAAGGTTCTCCCATCTCTTCTCAATCCACCCGGATAATATTAACTCCTCTCAGATCTAAAGATCTATCATTCTAAACTTCTTTTACTTTTATTTTCCGCAGTATGCTCTGTATTTCGTCTACCTCGGCCTCATCGTGTGCGTGTCATCCTACGCCGGTAAGTAAGGCTTTGTTTTGAAGGCATCAACATCAATATCCTATTATTATCATCGAATCATCAATTTTACGAGGTGTTTGAAAAGATTTCTGGTTTGTTTATCAGAGATTGCATGCTGGATGTACACCGGAGAAAGACAAGTGAGCACTCTGAGGAAGAAGTATCTGGAAGCGGTGCTGAAACAAGACGTGGGGTTTTTCGACACAGATGCAAGAACAGGTGACATAGTCTTCAGCGTCTCGACGGACACCCTTCTGGTCCAAGATGCCATTAGTGAGAAGGTAAAGTTTTGGTTCTTTTATTTTCTTTCAGCATTCATTACATCACTCTGCTTTCCTTTTCCTTCTGGGTCTTACTGTCTTTTTCTCCAAAATTTACCATATATTTGATTATTTTCTGGTTTCCTCTATCTCTGTTTTGACAGCTTTCACGTTTTTATTGTCACAAAATCTAGTGATGGGTGGCTCTGGGGTGGTGTTAAATTCGCAAATGCTTAATCTGGGTAGAGTGTACTGGGTTTCACAATAATGGGGTGGTTGGGGATTTGCATTATAATGTGGGGGTCTCTGGGTCCCTGTACCAAATCCTCAGAGTTCTTCTGAGTTCTGATTGCGCACGTTAGCAAAGCTTGACTTGACGTGCGCTGGCCGGTCTCTAAGATTCTCCCAAATCCAGTTTTGTGATTTTTTTTGTTTTTGTTTTGTTTTTAAACTACGATCAGGGAAATTTATCTAGTCGGTGGATCTTTGAAGCTTTAAATGATGATTCTATGATGTTTTTTGGTGTACTGATTATGGGTTTTGGTAAATTTGATTTGATTTTAGGTGGGGAACTTCATACACTATCTTTCAACGTTTCTGGCGGGACTGGTGGTTGGGTTTGTGTCAGCATGGAGGCTGGCTCTGCTGAGTGTGGCAGTCATCCCGGGGATTGCTTTTGCCGGCGGGTTGTATGCCTATACGCTTACAGGGCTCACATCCAAGAGCCGAGAATCGTATGCAAATGCTGGCATTATGGCTGAGCAAGTGAGTTGGTTTTTCCCAACAACACCTTCATATGATCAAAAGTTGGATTCTTTGTTTCGGTTTTGAATGTGATGATATGAAAATGTGTGGATAGGCAAAAGAGGAATGTGTAGCTTATATGTTTGTTAATATGTATGATCAGGCCATCGCACAAGTTCGAACAGTTAAATCATATGTGGGTGAAAGCAAGGCCTTGAATTCCTATTCAGATGCCATACAGAACACCTTGCAGCTTGGTTACAAGGCTGGAATGGCCAAAGGTCTGGGGTTAGGGTGTACCTATGGCATAGCTTGTATGTCGTGGGCTCTTGTTTTCTGGTATGCTGGTGTGTTTATTCGAAATGGGCAGACTGATGGAGGGAAAGCATTCACAGCCATTTTTTCGGCTATTGTTGGTGGCATGTGAGATTTTAACCCGAAAACCTTCATGTTCTTTTGTTTTTATTATCGGATGAATAGGTATGTGATAATAATATCAAATGTGAATGCTACAGGAGCTTGGGTCAGTCATTTTCCAATCTCGGGGCCTTTAGCAAAGGGAAATCAGCTGGATACAAGTTGATGGAGATCATCAAGCAAAAGCCCACCATAATTCAGGACCAATTGGATGGAAAGTGCTTGTCCGAGGTTAATGGAAACATAGAACTCAAGGAGGTGACATTCAGCTATCCGTCGAGGCCAGATGTTATCATTTTCCGTAATTTCTCAATCTTCTTCCCAGCTGGAAAGACTATTGCCGTAGTTGGCGGCAGTGGTTCTGGGAAAAGCACTGTTGTCTCTCTGATTGAAAGGTTTTATGATCCTAACCATGGTAAGTTGGAGACTTTTCTGATATGGAGATACTGACATTTTACTGGCATTGTAAGGGTTGTATCAAATTGTTAATATTTTTCGTCGGCTTAGCAGGGCAGGTTTTGCTGGATGGTGTGGACATAAGAACACTGCAACTGAAATGGTTACGTGATCAGATGGGCCTGGTAAACCAGGAGCCTGCACTTTTTGCTACCACCATTCTTGAGAACATACTCTATGGAAAGGCTGATGCAACAATGGATGAAGTAGAAGCAGCAGCCTCTGCAGCTAATGCTCATAGTTTCATCACGTTGCTTCCTAATGGGTATAACACTCAGGTTAGTCTGAAAATTCTCTCTAAAAAATAGCATTGGACAAGTGAAATTTGCATTGTGTTCGTCCACCAATATCACTTTTAACTGAATGCCGATGAAAAATCAGGTAGGAGAGCGAGGAGTCCAACTCTCAGGAGGCCAAAAACAGAGAATCGCAATTGCTAGAGCTATGTTGAAAGACCCAAAGATCCTACTCCTAGATGAAGCAACCAGTGCCCTTGATGCAAGCTCTGAAAGCATTGTTCAAGAAGCTCTAGACCGTCTCATGGTAGGGAGGACAACTGTAGTTGTGGCACATCGCCTTTCCACCATAAGAAATGTTGACAGCATTGCAGTTATACAACAAGGGCAAGTTGTAGAGACAGGAACTCATGAAGAACTGATTGCCAAAGCAGGTGCATATTCTTCGTTAATTCGGTTCCAAGAAATGGTTGGAAACAGAGACTTCAGGAATCCATCTACTCGTTGTTCACGATCATCACGGCTAAGCCACTCATTGTCGACCAAGTCTTTGAGCCTCCGGTCTGGCAGCTTAAGGAACCTGAGCTACAGTTACAGTACTGGTGCTGATGGGAGGATAGAGATGATTTCAAATGCTGAGACAGACAGGAAAACTCGAGCTCCAAGGGGATACTTCTTTCGGCTTCTCAAGCTAAATGCACCTGAATGGCCCTATTCAATCATGGGTGCCATAGGATCAGTACTATCCGGGTTTATCGGTCCAACCTTTGCCATTGTTATGAGCAACATGATTGAGGTGTTCTACTACAGAAATCCTGCTTCCATGGAGAGAAAGACAAAGGAGTATGTCTTCGTTTACATAGGAGCTGGGCTATATGCTGTCGTTGCATACTTGATACAACATTACTTCTTCAGCATCATGGGAGAGAACCTCACTACTAGAGTAAGGAGGATGATGCTTGCAGGTATAAAGATTTAGTCTTTCTTCAATTTATACTTTAAGTTTACTGCTTTCATCGTGTTTTCTTTACTTTGCTCTTTGATTCTAACTGTTACTTTTTCTACTTCAGCGATTTTAAGGAACGAAGTTGGATGGTATGATGAAGAGGAGAACAACTCAAGTCTTCTAGCTTCCAAACTGGCCACAGATGCTGCTGATGTGAAATCCGCAATTGCTGAGAGGATTTCTGTAATTCTGCAGAACATGACTTCACTGCTCACTTCATTCATAGTTGCTTTCATTGTGGAATGGAGGGTTTCCCTGCTTATCCTAGCAACTTTCCCGCTTTTAGTTCTTGCCAACTTTGCTCAGGTAAGCTTTCGGTTACAGCCTTCACTAACCAAACCATTTTGCCTTGAAAACAACCAACCTTTTTCTCTTGAATGGCCTTAGTTTAATGTCTGTTGCATTATGGAATCTCCAACTCCATCCCCAATCCCAGGATTAAACGACAAAACAAAACTGCTACGTGTCAGCACACCATGTCACTGCACGTGCTTCCTTCGAGCCTTGTGCACACTGGCTCTGGGAAATCATGCAACAATAATCAAGTGTATATATAATACTGAACACTCCTAACAAGATAATAGAATATTAAGATTCCAGTTAGAATGCCCCATACCACCATGCTGCTGCTGCAACACTGCTAATTTAGCAAGGGAAGGTTCATATCCTTCTCTCTAATCTGTCACTGATAAACTACATTATCATTCTTGTTGCTTATTTCTAGAGCCCTACCCATTTCTTTCTTTGGTTTTGATTAGTCGCAGTCAAGTTTGACCTAGTCTGGTTTTTGTTTCTTCTTATTGGCCTCTGTATAATAGATATAATCCACATGACTCTGCTCATATATATATATATATCAGTTCTGTCCATGTGTCATAGACCCAAGTTGAACCTGTAAATAGTTGTTTAATTTCTTCAATGCATTTGAGCTTTTTGATGGCCCCTTTTTTTTTTCTTTTTTTCTTTCTTTTTTTTTCTGTTTTCCTTGCAATTCTCTGCATCACAGCCATGTGAGAGTTGCCAGTGAACTCTAGGCCAGTCCGTGATACACATTCTGATAGAGCTCTTTCTATTATTGACCAATAAGGATGGTGTTGGCTTACTAGCGCTTTGTGCACCCTCCTTCTCTGCTTATTATCTTGTCGTTTTTGGGAAGAGGCTCCAGTTTTGGTTCCGTTGGGAGACTGTTGGATTGGTTTTCACACTGTACAAGTAGAACCAAAGCCTCTGTGAGACTGTTTGTCTTGAATGATGGTGTTCTAAATTTTGCGCATGCTTCATTACAGTGAAATAGACCTAACCGAGTAAGGACGGTACCTTCTTCTACATATTTATGTCCTTGTCCCTGTCCTGTAAGAAATCATGAAGACCCCATGCCCTTTACTCCTGGGCCTACTCAATGAGCTCTGTCCTGTTGCTTTTGGTGGGTCTACATTATGTGACAAAATTCACCCCCTGGTCACCTGATTGTGAAGTAAATAACTCTCAACTAATTCAAAAGACAATAAGAATTTTAAATAATGAAAGTGCCTCTTTACTCGGTATGTTTATGTAGCTAACAAAAAACTACTGCATGATTGAAGTGTAGTTACTCAGCACCCAGAAAACCTACTTGACATTTGTTTGATACAAGTTTCTGACCGGCAATTCTGCTATTTTGTGCATTACACAGCAACTTTCGCTTAAAGGCTTTGCTGGAGACACTGCCAAGGCTCATGCAAAGACGAGCATGATTGCAGGGGAAGGAGTGAGCAACATTCGAACAGTTGCAGCCTTCAATGCACAAGATAAGATCCTATCTCTCTTCTGCCATGAGCTACGCATCCCACAACTAGGAAGCCTTCGTCGGAGCCAAACTGCTGGTCTCCTATTTGGCCTCTCACAGCTTGCCTTATATGCCTCTGAAGCTCTCATTCTGTGGTATGGCGCCCACCTTGTGAGCAAAGGTGTCTCGACCTTCTCCAAAGTCATTAAGGTTTTCGTGGTCCTGGTTGTAACAGCCAATTCAGTAGCAGAAACAGTTAGTCTTGCCCCTGAGATTATTAGGGGTGGTGAAGCTGTTGGCTCTGTGTTTTCAATTCTTGATCGCCAAACCAGGATTGACCCTGATGACCCTGAGGCCGAGGTGGTTGAAACCATTCGTGGGGAGATTGAACTTAGGCATGTTGATTTTGCATACCCTTCACGACCGGATATTATGATCTTTAAAGATTTTAATCTCAGAATCCGTACTGGCCAAAGCCAAGCACTTGTTGGAGCTAGTGGTTCAGGAAAGAGTACTGTGATTGCGTTGATCGAGAGGTTCTATGATCCAATAGTTGGGAAGGTAATGATTGATGGCAAAGACATTCGACGTTTGAACTTGAAGTCTCTTAGGCTGAAAATTGGTTTGGTGCAACAAGAACCTGCTCTCTTTGCAGCAAGCATTTTTGATAACATTGCCTATGGAAAAGAAGGTGCAACCGAAGCAGAAGTGATCGAAGCTGCACGTACAGCCAATGTGCATGGATTCGTTAGTGGACTGCCTGATGGGTACAAAACTCCAGTTGGGGAGAGAGGGGTTCAGCTCTCAGGAGGACAGAAACAAAGAATTGCCATAGCAAGAGCTGTGCTCAAGGACCCAACAATTCTTCTGCTAGATGAGGCCACAAGTGCATTGGATGCAGAATCAGAATGTGTGCTACAAGAAGCACTGGAGAGGCTCATGAGAGGCCGAACCACAGTGTTGGTTGCCCACCGTTTATCAACAATTAGAGGGGTGGACAGCATCGGTGTGGTGCAAGATGGCCGCATTGTGGAACATGGAAGCCACTCAGAACTTGTGAGCCGCCCAGATGGGGCGTATTCGAGACTGTTGCAGCTGCAAAATCATCGTATATGAGAAGATATTCAGTTTTGGTCAATCAAATGCAGCATGCATGGCCTTGTTGGGTGGTGTTGATTATGTATGTCCCATTAACTTTATGTATCCTCTTATTTTTCATCTAGTTGTAGATATGGCTCGTGTTCATCAGTACAATTTCTCTAATCTCAATGAAGTAGCAGTATTATATTATCAGTACCTTTCTCCTTTCATAAGCATGTTACTAATGTTGGTGGTTGGGGGTTTGGGCTCATGGGTGTGATTATTCCCTCTTAGCTTCTTCCTTTGTAGAGTGAAGATTTATGAATATATATAACTTAAAAGGAAAAGCAACAAAGGGCCGCAACCTTAGAACTTTCCTGGATTTTGCCTTTACCATTGCATGTGTTTCATAGTGTGATCTTCTTGGGTTGTAGATAAGGGAGTGACCTTTTTTCTCAAGGCAGTTTGGGACAGTTAAACCCCAGCAAAGGGCAAGCTCATCTCTTTTGATAAAGAAAAGACACATCCATTTGTTGCAGATGGTTTGAATTATTATAAAGCGATAGATAATTTCTTTTAGAACTTGGAAAAGAAGCTTAAGAATGTGTTGTGCTAAAGGCAATAATGAACCACCCCATTCATTCATCTTTCCTTCCCTTCCTGAAGAACTGAGGGCCCAACTTCTTTACAGTTCATTGAGTGCGCCTGTATAATCTTTCATCATTTGGGTTCCCTTGGTCGAATGGTCCACTGTGGTGATTTAGTGGGTTTTCAGAAAATTTGATGCCAACATGTAAAAGTTTGAGCATCTTGTTTCCTATGTTATAGAGTGTTTTCGAGTATTAGAACTTAGGAACCAAGAGCAGTTAGATAAGTTCATCATGTGGATCACACCGTAAATAGTGACTAATATACAATAATCTGAAGCACTGTAATACCATAATACTTTCCATCTTGTTCTGTTTTCAGATTTAACTGCATATTCATAGTGATAAGTGATAACCATGGAGGAAAAAAGTACTGTCAGAAATGTACCTGGATTATCTGTCACTGGAGAAAGATAAGGCTCTATATGGAGATGCTGCATTGGTGCCTGTTACTTTTGACAGATCAATTCATTGAGTTGGCAGTGAGACAGTGGGCTAAAAAAGAAGGGGAAAGAGAGGTATGGCAGATTGAAAATAAGGAATGGGGATGATGATGAACCCACAGCAGTCCACAGTCTCAATTATATATTTTTCCTGCAACTTCTTCTGTATATCTTAGGGTGATATTTCTGCTGGCTCTGTATCTGGATGTGGCTATATCTAAGAGTACTATTGCTCTCTTGGTTATTACACTGTAGGATTTACAGAATGGAATAAAACACTATTTGCAGATAGCTGCTGCTACTATGCATCTATATAATACTGATACTTGATGAACTATGATTCTGATTTTTATTTTTATTTTGCATGATAATATCTAAAGATTCTTAAAAGTTCTCATCAGTATAAGTTGGATTTAAAAAAGTTGAGACTAAAAATAGACAGTGATAGTGAAAATGAAAGTGACAATGTCACCATGTCAGGAAAGAAATTTGGTAGCTAGTGCAGGTCTTTTCCTGTAAGATTCTTAAAGGGCCCTATCTTATTCCTTTCCCTCCTTTATATGAATCTGCTTCTCTCTTGTTTCAGTGTTTGTGTTGACTGCTATGTGACTATGTCTATATGAATGGGAAGCTCTGACTCTGAGACTAACACTTCACAGGCTCCAGCCCATTCTTTCAGGCCGTACCAGTTTTGGTTGTTTATGCCACTAAGATTTACATCATCATCATCTTCATAATAATCCATACCACTCACTTCTAAAATTTTCAATCACAAGATTCAGAGATGAATAATGCAATGCATGCATGTTCTCATAATGTTTGTGGGGCACTTGGATCTTGACCACCCCAAATTATTTTGAATGATTTTTCAGGATCAATGGGGACCCAAATTTGAGAAGTGAGGGAGAGATCGCTTCGTTGCTTTCCTTCTCACCTCAGAAAGAATTACAGCTGCTGTAGTTGAACTATATAGGTAAAAGTAAAACTACTACTTGTCACAAATTCAGACTAGTATTAACTGGTATATATGTCTCTTGCATGTTTTTGTTTACTTGTTCTGGTTTTTAGGAGCTGACCAGGCATGGCATTCGACCTTAAATTAGACGAAAATTCTTACTTCAGATCTGTTAGTTTGTTCACTTGAAATGCATTGGTCGAAAATCCTATAATATAGAAGATCTAAATTAGTGCTAGAAGAGATTGCTTGCTGTTGATTTTGTCAGCCAACAGTTGGTTGTTGCCTTATTAGGGAATGGAGCAGCCTCCAACAGAAGTGCCTGAAATCTATATAGCAGAGGCACACAACAGTGTTAGGAGCACAGTTGGAGGCTGGTCCATTCCCAATTAATCATTCAGCTAGATCATATCTTTGCCTCTTCATATAAAAATTACACAATACACATTATGTACTTTAAAAAAAAACAACACACACACACACACACATTATGTAAAGGAAATTTAACCGAGATTCTGAGAAGGGTGAGTTGTAAGAAGATCAATCATTGAGATGCCTGGTAAAGAAGTTAAAATCAATATCATGCATATGGGCATCCATAGCTTTAGAATCAGCAGAAGATAACTGTCATGAAAACCAGTCATATATATAAGCAGCTAGAGCTGTCTGTGAATCAGTGAAAATATGGCCAAGGCCAACCAAATATGCTACTGTTGATCAGTAATATCAGAGGCCAGCCTAGCTAGCTGCAAATTAATCCAAAATATATAACAATCTAGAACTCATGATCAAATCACATAATTCATCCAAAAGTCCTATTTCCTCCTCCATTTGATTCTTAAATTTCATTCTGCATAACAAGAGGACCAAAGAACGGTTTGATTTGTCTTAAACAGTTAAACAATCTTCAAAGATTCAAAAGAAAGAAAATTAGTGAAAGGGTATTTTTTTTTTCTCCTGTTCTTCTATCTTTGGGCCTTTGTAGTATTTGGGTCATTTGCCAAAAAAAGAAAAAAAAGAATTGCTAATGATTAAATCAACATGGCCCAAAGATAGTGGACTAATATCAAGTCCAACCTGCACGCTCCTTATCTCTTTCATTCTCCTCCTATCTACTATCTTTTTCAACTCGTCTTCGGACTCTATTTGTTCTTCTGAAGAAGCAAGGGCTTTTACTTGGTTTCCAGTTAAAGAGAAAATTAGCTCAGACACTTTAACCAATATGGTCGGCCTGATTTGTACGTTCATCTTTAAGCAAATTAACCAAATAACTAAGAGCATCTCTAACAGCCTTCTTATTTTCTTGATTTTCTTCATTTTAGAGAAGATTTTAGGTGTTTTGCTCTAACAAATTCCCCAAAACTTTCTCCAAAATGGGGAATGTGAGAAGAGAGAAACTCAAATTCCCCATATTTACAGCAAACTATATAATTTTATAAAAGAATTTGGAGAATGAT of the Fragaria vesca subsp. vesca linkage group LG6, FraVesHawaii_1.0, whole genome shotgun sequence genome contains:
- the LOC101296590 gene encoding ABC transporter B family member 19-like, whose product is MAESTEPTKTLPEAEKKKEQSLPFYQLFSFADKYDCLLMVSGSIGAIIHGSSMPVFFLLFGEMVNGFGKNQMDLHKMTAEVAKYALYFVYLGLIVCVSSYAEIACWMYTGERQVSTLRKKYLEAVLKQDVGFFDTDARTGDIVFSVSTDTLLVQDAISEKVGNFIHYLSTFLAGLVVGFVSAWRLALLSVAVIPGIAFAGGLYAYTLTGLTSKSRESYANAGIMAEQAIAQVRTVKSYVGESKALNSYSDAIQNTLQLGYKAGMAKGLGLGCTYGIACMSWALVFWYAGVFIRNGQTDGGKAFTAIFSAIVGGMSLGQSFSNLGAFSKGKSAGYKLMEIIKQKPTIIQDQLDGKCLSEVNGNIELKEVTFSYPSRPDVIIFRNFSIFFPAGKTIAVVGGSGSGKSTVVSLIERFYDPNHGQVLLDGVDIRTLQLKWLRDQMGLVNQEPALFATTILENILYGKADATMDEVEAAASAANAHSFITLLPNGYNTQVGERGVQLSGGQKQRIAIARAMLKDPKILLLDEATSALDASSESIVQEALDRLMVGRTTVVVAHRLSTIRNVDSIAVIQQGQVVETGTHEELIAKAGAYSSLIRFQEMVGNRDFRNPSTRCSRSSRLSHSLSTKSLSLRSGSLRNLSYSYSTGADGRIEMISNAETDRKTRAPRGYFFRLLKLNAPEWPYSIMGAIGSVLSGFIGPTFAIVMSNMIEVFYYRNPASMERKTKEYVFVYIGAGLYAVVAYLIQHYFFSIMGENLTTRVRRMMLAAILRNEVGWYDEEENNSSLLASKLATDAADVKSAIAERISVILQNMTSLLTSFIVAFIVEWRVSLLILATFPLLVLANFAQQLSLKGFAGDTAKAHAKTSMIAGEGVSNIRTVAAFNAQDKILSLFCHELRIPQLGSLRRSQTAGLLFGLSQLALYASEALILWYGAHLVSKGVSTFSKVIKVFVVLVVTANSVAETVSLAPEIIRGGEAVGSVFSILDRQTRIDPDDPEAEVVETIRGEIELRHVDFAYPSRPDIMIFKDFNLRIRTGQSQALVGASGSGKSTVIALIERFYDPIVGKVMIDGKDIRRLNLKSLRLKIGLVQQEPALFAASIFDNIAYGKEGATEAEVIEAARTANVHGFVSGLPDGYKTPVGERGVQLSGGQKQRIAIARAVLKDPTILLLDEATSALDAESECVLQEALERLMRGRTTVLVAHRLSTIRGVDSIGVVQDGRIVEHGSHSELVSRPDGAYSRLLQLQNHRI